In one Anaerolineales bacterium genomic region, the following are encoded:
- a CDS encoding class I SAM-dependent methyltransferase, with the protein SVLSVEESAGAITLGKANLSLNGFEAQKADWQQADVFVALRKLRDRGQRFDTIVLDPPRFAGSAAQVERAARGYKDINLLAFKLLRPGGTLYTFSCSGAISAEFFQTIVAEAAVDASLDAQIVGWLSQPADHPVALAFPEGRYLKGLICRIA; encoded by the coding sequence TCAGTGCTCTCCGTCGAGGAATCGGCTGGGGCGATCACCCTGGGGAAGGCCAACCTGAGCCTCAATGGGTTTGAGGCACAGAAGGCGGACTGGCAGCAGGCAGACGTCTTCGTCGCGCTGCGCAAGTTGCGCGACCGGGGCCAGAGGTTCGACACCATCGTCCTGGATCCGCCGCGCTTCGCCGGCAGCGCGGCCCAGGTGGAGCGGGCCGCCCGCGGCTACAAGGACATCAACTTGTTGGCATTCAAGCTGCTCCGTCCGGGAGGGACGCTCTACACCTTCTCGTGTTCAGGGGCGATTTCGGCGGAGTTCTTCCAGACGATCGTGGCCGAGGCTGCGGTGGATGCGTCGCTGGATGCCCAGATTGTCGGTTGGCTATCTCAACCGGCGGATCACCCGGTGGCGCTGGCCTTTCCGGAGGGCCGGTACCTCAAGGGCCTGATCTGCCGAATTGCCTAG